In Prunus dulcis chromosome 1, ALMONDv2, whole genome shotgun sequence, the following are encoded in one genomic region:
- the LOC117614142 gene encoding protein PHYTOCHROME KINASE SUBSTRATE 2 has product MAMVTLKSTSKANLSQTFPCDNNKNRDASFSSYLSSNEETLVRKLVDQSSEEHNNHLATKKEEDEEIGVFGAEKYFNGVMDEETSPKSGSSSKNYHHNKEKRVQPGTPSVRSESSWNSQTSLLQSRLRNPYQSNTSRAQRQKKNFFASLGCKCSCSDKNSVDVDEHVGEISFKKNNGAANSGTLVHGKASTTSTINNKPAAVVDLVGEALVEMNNSQKLDKLGVGLSRENCFTFPSSKPGMGSLPVKMPFQEEQEAEKVRKSLEVFGSPVFEKRNRSLGLDKRLTMLPWDEFPANSGGVIYNNESDSDASSDLFEIESLTGKANPCMTTTTCYAPSEASIEWSVATASVADFSVTSDCEDLQRLSPMKIVPNNTRNAKTRMNKEIPRHRPTALLGCKSQKAVKIAGDAHKTYHHEKTNFDQQMMRRNRPESFVPATKFQAETSPNKLTGFDSRVQGQHALAAQSRSHSPHASHLLFM; this is encoded by the coding sequence ATGGCCATGGTTACCTTAAAATCAACTAGCAAGGCCAACCTCTCACAAACGTTTCCCTGTGACAACAACAAGAACCGTGATGCCTCCTTTTCTTCATACTTGAGTAGCAATGAGGAAACCCTTGTACGTAAACTTGTTGATCAGTCAAGTGAGGAACATAATAATCACTTGGCaacaaagaaggaagaagatgaagaaattggAGTATTTGGAGCTGAAAAGTACTTCAATGGAGTAATGGACGAGGAGACTAGCCCAAAAAGCGGCAGCAGCTCAAAGAATTACCATCATAACAAAGAGAAACGAGTTCAACCTGGAACTCCAAGTGTTCGTTCTGAATCAAGTTGGAACAGCCAAACTTCGCTATTGCAAAGCCGGTTGAGAAATCCTTATCAGAGTAATACAAGCAGGGCACAGAGACAGAAGAAGAACTTTTTTGCAAGCCTTGGTTGCAAATGCTCTTGTTCGGATAAGAATTCGGTTGATGTCGATGAACATGTTGGTGAAATCAGCTTCAAGAAGAATAATGGTGCTGCTAACAGTGGAACATTGGTCCATGGCAAAGCAAGCACAACAAGCACCATTAACAATAAACCTGCAGCTGTAGTAGACCTTGTCGGTGAAGCTCTAGTTGAGATGAACAACAGCCAAAAGCTTGATAAGTTGGGAGTTGGGTTGAGCAGAGAAAACTGTTTTACTTTCCCATCTTCAAAACCTGGGATGGGGAGTTTGCCAGTGAAGATGCCCTttcaagaagaacaagaagcaGAGAAAGTGAGGAAATCTCTGGAGGTATTTGGTTCTCCTGTGTTTGAGAAAAGGAACAGGTCTTTAGGCCTTGACAAAAGGCTAACAATGTTGCCTTGGGATGAGTTTCCTGCAAACTCTGGTGGAGTGATATACAATAATGAGTCAGATAGTGATGCAAGTTCAGATCTTTTTGAGATAGAGAGCCTCACAGGCAAAGCCAACCCTTGCATGACCACAACAACTTGTTATGCCCCAAGTGAGGCAAGCATAGAGTGGAGTGTGGCCACTGCCAGTGTTGCTGATTTCTCTGTGACGTCAGACTGTGAAGATCTGCAAAGACTAAGTCCAATGAAAATTGTTCCAAACAACACCAGAAATGCCAAAACAAGAATGAACAAGGAGATTCCAAGGCATCGTCCCACGGCTCTATTGGGTTGTAAGAGCCAAAAAGCTGTCAAAATTGCAGGAGATGCCCACAAAACATATCATCATGAGAAGACCAACTTTGACCAACAGATGATGCGCCGCAACAGGCCAGAATCGTTCGTGCCAGCAACAAAGTTTCAAGCTGAGACGTCCCCTAATAAGTTGACAGGCTTTGACTCAAGAGTACAAGGGCAGCATGCTCTTGCAGCACAGTCTCGTTCGCATTCACCACATGCCTCACATCTTTTGTTCATGTAG